Proteins encoded in a region of the Methylosinus trichosporium OB3b genome:
- a CDS encoding type II toxin-antitoxin system RelE/ParE family toxin, giving the protein MIVVVTEQAEADLEAIGEHIAEESPSRAVSFIEELREACEGLGSMSKRFPLAPRYEHAGIRRRVHGNYLIFYRIGIETVDVIHVLHGAMDYEPLLFPKG; this is encoded by the coding sequence ATGATCGTCGTTGTCACCGAGCAAGCCGAAGCCGACCTCGAAGCGATCGGCGAGCATATCGCTGAAGAAAGCCCCTCGAGGGCCGTTTCCTTCATAGAGGAGCTTAGGGAGGCGTGCGAGGGACTCGGCTCCATGTCGAAGCGATTCCCTCTCGCGCCGCGCTACGAGCACGCCGGCATCCGCCGCCGCGTCCACGGCAATTATCTGATCTTCTACCGGATCGGGATTGAAACCGTAGACGTGATCCATGTGCTGCATGGCGCGATGGACTATGAGCCGTTGCTGTTCCCGAAGGGGTGA
- a CDS encoding type II toxin-antitoxin system ParD family antitoxin: protein MAISADLGSQLEAFVVQLVASGRYNSKSEVLREGVRLIQEREARLAALDASIARGVADADAGRAKPAGAVFDRLKAKFRAKAEAEGP, encoded by the coding sequence ATGGCCATCAGCGCAGACTTGGGAAGCCAATTGGAAGCGTTCGTCGTCCAACTGGTAGCCTCAGGCCGCTATAACTCGAAGAGCGAGGTTTTACGGGAGGGGGTCCGCCTCATCCAGGAGAGAGAGGCGCGTCTTGCCGCTCTGGACGCCTCGATCGCCCGAGGCGTCGCAGACGCCGACGCCGGGCGCGCCAAACCCGCGGGCGCCGTCTTCGACCGGCTGAAGGCGAAATTCAGGGCCAAGGCGGAAGCCGAGGGCCCATGA
- a CDS encoding sigma-54-dependent transcriptional regulator has protein sequence MVSDILIVDDEEDIRELVAGILGDEGHGVRTAKDSDSALAAIEARRPHLVFLDIWLQGSRLDGMQVLEQVQQQHKGLPVVMISGHGNIETAVSAIKLGAYDFIEKPFKADRLVLVAERALEASQLRREVSALRQRSGASDRIVGSSLPAHQLQQLIARVAPVNSRVLITGRPGSGKELAARCIHAASARAGGPFVVINAATITPETMEIELFGREGGDGPLKIGALEEAHGGTLFLDEIADMPKDTQSKILRVLVEQQTFQRVGGTTRVQVDVRIISSSARDLPAAIEEGTLREDLFHRLQVMPIRVPSLAERREDIPELIDFFMEQLSATTGMARRKISSDALAVLQLHDWPGNIRQLRNNVERLMILAVGDAGAEITADMLPPDVGELVPATPAGVRGEKLMSLPLREAREVFEREYLIAQLNRFSNNISRTAEFIGMERSALHRKLKSLGIE, from the coding sequence ATGGTCAGCGACATACTCATCGTCGACGATGAAGAAGACATCCGCGAGCTCGTCGCCGGCATTCTCGGCGACGAGGGCCATGGCGTGCGCACGGCCAAGGATTCCGATTCGGCCCTCGCGGCGATCGAGGCGCGCCGGCCGCATCTCGTCTTTCTCGACATCTGGCTGCAAGGCTCGCGGCTCGACGGCATGCAGGTGCTGGAGCAGGTGCAGCAGCAGCACAAAGGCCTGCCCGTGGTGATGATCTCGGGCCACGGCAATATCGAGACGGCTGTGAGCGCCATCAAGCTCGGCGCCTATGACTTCATCGAGAAGCCGTTCAAGGCCGATCGCCTCGTGCTCGTCGCCGAGCGGGCTCTCGAGGCGTCGCAGCTGCGCCGCGAGGTCAGCGCGCTGCGCCAGCGCTCCGGCGCCTCGGACCGCATCGTCGGCAGCTCGCTGCCCGCGCATCAGCTGCAGCAGCTGATCGCTCGCGTCGCGCCGGTCAACTCGCGCGTCCTGATCACCGGCCGGCCGGGCTCGGGCAAGGAACTCGCGGCGCGCTGCATCCACGCCGCCTCGGCGCGCGCCGGCGGGCCCTTCGTCGTCATCAATGCGGCGACCATCACGCCGGAGACGATGGAGATCGAGCTGTTCGGCCGCGAGGGCGGCGACGGCCCGCTGAAGATCGGCGCGCTCGAGGAGGCCCATGGCGGCACGCTCTTCCTCGACGAGATCGCCGATATGCCCAAGGACACGCAGTCCAAGATTCTGCGCGTTCTAGTCGAGCAGCAGACGTTCCAGCGCGTCGGCGGAACGACGCGCGTGCAAGTAGATGTGCGGATCATCTCCTCCTCCGCCCGCGATCTTCCCGCCGCGATCGAGGAGGGGACGCTGCGAGAGGATCTGTTCCATCGGCTGCAGGTGATGCCGATCCGCGTGCCCTCGCTCGCCGAGCGGCGCGAGGACATTCCCGAGCTCATCGATTTTTTCATGGAGCAGCTCTCGGCGACGACCGGCATGGCCCGCCGCAAGATCAGCTCCGACGCGCTCGCCGTGCTGCAATTGCACGATTGGCCCGGTAATATTCGCCAGCTGCGCAATAATGTGGAGCGGCTGATGATCCTCGCCGTGGGCGACGCCGGCGCCGAGATCACCGCTGACATGCTGCCGCCGGATGTCGGCGAGCTTGTGCCGGCGACGCCGGCGGGCGTGCGCGGCGAGAAACTGATGAGCCTGCCGCTGCGCGAGGCGCGCGAAGTGTTCGAGCGGGAATATCTGATCGCCCAGCTCAACCGTTTCAGCAATAATATTTCACGTACGGCCGAATTTATCGGCATGGAGCGCTCGGCGTTGCATCGAAAATTGAAGTCGCTCGGCATCGAATGA
- a CDS encoding sensor histidine kinase NtrY-like: MSMAGDIDSAAPAWRALRSWFGPIAVVGAVACALVTFFIMAELTPIAPTGDVVFVLFLVDAVALVLLVALVVTKAGALISAWRRGEAAAGLHIRVVGFFSVLALAPAIILAVVGSITLERALNPKFLAMVKTSVHSTAEAARVFRETQCRSLLQEAQLSASDLDRARAMFTADRGLFHEFFASRARFLGFSVAAIVTTKGEIVERVDVAQDGSAIIIAPPQSDFDDARKGEPLCLVIDDGRTFVALRPLSSYPDTFLYATRPVDPFGVQFPEQAASLIATYDAFDAYRGAVKKAFVVMYALLAMIMLLSAVWLGLDFANRLVAPIRALIAATDQVSAGNLDVRVEVERSQGDLAHLGDVFNNMTTELEQQQRRLISANRQIDERRRFTEAVLSGVPAAVLGVDTDGRINVLNRSAEELLVGGQKSAAAAAIGKRAAEALPEIAPILADAAEAFPRPIQRQIMIRRGGKELTFAVRVTSASTGEGDTDFVVTLDDITDLVVAQRTSAWADVARRIAHEIKNPLTPIQLSAERLKRKYGKHITVDRDIFDQCTDTIVRQVDDIKRMVDEFSSFARMPKARPERDDLCECVRQAAFLLRVAHNDVEMTLNLPEAPVLAFFDRRLLSQAITNIVKNAAESIAARDESAAQEQKRIEIALATHDGMAQIDVIDNGKGFPAVNRQRLLEPYMTTRAEGTGLGLPIVAKIIEDHGGRLDLLDAPSGRGACVRLILPLGGEVARDEPAPVRAI, from the coding sequence ATGTCCATGGCGGGAGACATAGACAGCGCCGCGCCGGCGTGGCGCGCGCTGCGCTCGTGGTTCGGGCCGATCGCCGTTGTCGGCGCCGTCGCCTGCGCGCTCGTCACCTTCTTCATCATGGCCGAGCTGACGCCGATCGCCCCCACCGGCGACGTCGTCTTCGTGCTCTTCCTCGTCGATGCGGTCGCGCTGGTCCTGCTCGTCGCTCTGGTGGTGACCAAGGCCGGCGCGCTCATCAGCGCATGGCGGCGTGGCGAGGCGGCGGCGGGCCTCCACATCCGCGTCGTCGGCTTCTTCTCTGTGCTGGCGCTCGCGCCGGCGATCATTCTGGCGGTCGTCGGCTCGATCACGCTGGAGCGCGCGCTCAATCCGAAATTCCTGGCGATGGTCAAGACCTCGGTCCACAGCACGGCCGAAGCGGCGCGCGTGTTCCGCGAGACGCAATGCCGCTCGCTGCTGCAGGAGGCGCAGCTCTCGGCCTCCGATCTCGACCGCGCCCGCGCCATGTTCACCGCCGACCGCGGCCTGTTTCACGAATTCTTCGCCTCGCGCGCGCGCTTTCTCGGCTTCTCGGTCGCCGCCATTGTCACCACCAAGGGCGAGATCGTCGAGCGCGTCGATGTCGCGCAGGACGGCTCGGCGATCATCATCGCGCCGCCGCAGTCGGATTTCGACGACGCGCGCAAGGGCGAGCCCCTGTGCCTCGTCATCGACGACGGCCGCACCTTCGTCGCGCTGCGGCCGCTGTCCTCCTATCCCGACACATTCCTCTATGCGACGCGCCCGGTCGATCCCTTCGGCGTGCAATTCCCCGAGCAGGCGGCGAGCCTCATCGCCACTTACGACGCCTTCGACGCCTATCGCGGCGCGGTGAAGAAAGCCTTCGTGGTGATGTATGCGCTGCTGGCGATGATCATGCTGCTGTCGGCGGTCTGGCTCGGCCTCGATTTCGCCAATCGGCTGGTCGCGCCCATCCGCGCGCTGATCGCCGCGACCGATCAGGTCTCGGCCGGCAATCTCGACGTGCGCGTCGAGGTCGAGCGCTCGCAGGGCGATCTCGCCCATCTCGGCGACGTCTTCAACAACATGACCACCGAGCTCGAGCAGCAGCAGCGCCGGCTGATCTCGGCCAATCGGCAGATCGACGAGCGCCGCCGCTTCACCGAGGCGGTGCTGTCGGGCGTGCCGGCCGCCGTGCTCGGCGTCGACACGGACGGGCGGATCAATGTGCTCAACCGCTCCGCAGAGGAGCTTCTCGTCGGCGGGCAGAAGAGCGCCGCCGCCGCCGCGATCGGCAAGCGGGCGGCCGAGGCGCTGCCCGAGATCGCGCCCATTCTCGCCGACGCCGCCGAGGCCTTTCCGCGCCCCATCCAGCGCCAGATCATGATCCGCCGCGGCGGCAAGGAGCTGACCTTCGCTGTGCGCGTCACCTCGGCGAGCACCGGGGAAGGGGATACCGATTTCGTCGTGACGCTCGACGACATCACCGATCTCGTCGTCGCGCAGCGCACCTCCGCCTGGGCCGATGTCGCCCGCCGCATCGCCCATGAGATCAAGAATCCGCTGACGCCGATCCAGCTCTCGGCGGAGCGGCTGAAGCGCAAATACGGCAAGCACATCACCGTCGATCGCGACATCTTCGACCAATGCACCGACACGATCGTGCGGCAGGTCGACGACATCAAGCGCATGGTCGACGAGTTCTCCTCCTTTGCGCGCATGCCCAAGGCGCGCCCCGAGCGCGACGACCTCTGCGAATGCGTTCGCCAGGCCGCCTTCCTGCTGCGCGTCGCCCACAACGACGTCGAGATGACGCTGAATTTGCCGGAGGCGCCGGTTCTCGCCTTCTTCGACCGGCGGCTGTTGTCGCAGGCGATCACCAATATCGTGAAGAACGCCGCCGAGAGCATCGCCGCGCGCGACGAGAGCGCGGCGCAAGAGCAAAAGCGCATCGAGATCGCGCTCGCCACGCATGACGGCATGGCGCAGATCGACGTGATCGACAATGGCAAGGGTTTTCCCGCCGTCAACCGCCAGCGCCTGCTCGAGCCTTATATGACGACGCGGGCGGAGGGCACGGGCCTCGGCCTGCCTATTGTCGCCAAGATCATCGAGGACCATGGCGGACGGCTCGATCTGCTCGACGCGCCGTCGGGCAGGGGCGCCTGCGTGCGCCTCATCCTGCCGCTCGGCGGAGAGGTCGCGCGAGACGAGCCGGCGCCGGTCCGCGCCATCTGA
- a CDS encoding two-component system sensor histidine kinase NtrB produces MTAESNPHKRRGALPPPLGARLRVISEDNRSCILEALPSIILAIRRDGVIADANAAAEAFFEIGKPILIGQELARLLAFGSPLVALIEQVRERGAAINEYRIDLGRPGVDGDRRVDVHCAPLPDSDGGVLVVLQERTIADKIDRQLTHRGAARSVSGLASMLAHEIKNPLSGIRGAAQLLESSVGDEDRALTRLICDETDRIVRLVDRMEVFSDQRPPERDKVNIHIVLDHVKRVARSGFARHIRFIENYDPSLPPVAANRDQLIQVFLNLVKNAAEAIGDAVDGEIELSTAFRPGVSLRTMGEGRPVGLPLEFCVRDNGRGVPEDIAAHLFDPFVTTKSSGSGLGLALVAKIVNDHGGIVECESHPRRTTFRILMPMYRKDDHRKDDERRTRKGPAEKEGRSPQDRRS; encoded by the coding sequence ATGACGGCCGAATCCAATCCGCACAAACGCCGGGGCGCTCTTCCGCCTCCGCTCGGGGCGCGCCTCAGAGTGATTTCCGAGGACAATCGCTCCTGCATCCTCGAAGCCTTGCCGAGCATTATTCTCGCCATCCGGCGGGACGGGGTGATCGCCGACGCCAATGCCGCGGCCGAGGCGTTCTTCGAGATCGGCAAGCCGATATTGATCGGCCAGGAGCTCGCCCGCCTGCTCGCTTTCGGCTCGCCGCTGGTGGCGCTGATCGAGCAGGTGCGCGAGCGCGGCGCCGCCATCAACGAATATCGCATCGACCTCGGCCGGCCGGGCGTCGACGGCGACCGCCGCGTCGATGTGCATTGCGCTCCGCTGCCGGACAGCGACGGCGGCGTGCTGGTGGTGCTGCAAGAACGCACCATTGCCGATAAAATAGACAGGCAGCTGACCCATAGGGGGGCGGCGCGGTCGGTTTCGGGGCTCGCCTCCATGCTCGCGCATGAGATCAAGAACCCGCTCTCCGGCATCAGGGGCGCGGCGCAATTGCTGGAGAGCTCGGTCGGCGACGAGGATCGGGCGCTGACGCGGCTCATCTGCGACGAGACCGACCGCATCGTGCGGCTCGTCGATCGGATGGAGGTGTTCTCCGACCAGCGCCCGCCGGAGCGCGACAAGGTCAATATCCACATCGTTCTCGACCATGTGAAGCGCGTGGCGCGCAGCGGCTTCGCCCGTCACATTCGCTTCATCGAGAACTACGATCCCTCGCTCCCGCCGGTGGCGGCCAACCGCGATCAGCTGATTCAGGTGTTCCTCAATCTGGTGAAGAACGCCGCCGAGGCGATCGGCGACGCGGTCGACGGCGAGATCGAGCTGTCGACGGCCTTTCGGCCGGGCGTGAGCCTTCGCACCATGGGCGAGGGACGGCCGGTCGGGCTGCCGCTCGAGTTCTGCGTGCGCGACAACGGCCGCGGCGTGCCGGAGGACATCGCCGCGCATCTGTTCGACCCGTTCGTCACCACCAAATCGTCAGGGAGTGGCCTCGGACTTGCACTAGTCGCCAAGATCGTGAATGACCACGGCGGCATCGTCGAATGCGAATCCCACCCGAGGCGAACCACTTTCCGTATCCTCATGCCCATGTATCGCAAAGACGACCATCGCAAAGACGACGAGCGCCGGACGCGCAAAGGTCCCGCCGAGAAGGAGGGGCGGTCGCCGCAAGACCGCCGTTCATGA
- the ntrC gene encoding nitrogen regulation protein NR(I), translating to MTHGEILVADDDAAIRTVVAQALSRAGYEVRTTGTAATLWRWVQSGEGDLVVTDVVMPDENAFELLPRIKKLRPDLPIIVMSAQNTFMTAIRASERGAYDYLPKPFDLKELVGIVGRAMAEPRKKGEIDGPDEMEGMPLVGRSPAMQEIYRSLARLMQTDLTVMINGESGTGKELVARALHDYGKRKKGPFVAINMAAIPRDLIESELFGHEKGSFTGANQRSIGRFEQAEGGTLFLDEIGDMPMEAQTRLLRVLQQGEYTTVGGRTPIKTNVRIIAATNKDLRALIQQGLFREDLYFRLNVVPLRLPPLRERTEDVPDLVHHFFKVAASEGLPQKYIEQAALDRMKRYRWPGNIRELENLIRRLAALHPQEVITEAVVELELEHEMRQASPGDRAAASAGGERPLDKDVTLSTSVEQHLAKLFRDHGERLPPPGLYHRVIREIEVPLISAALAATRGNQIKAAELLGLNRNTLRKKVNDLDIRLMRSPR from the coding sequence ATGACGCACGGCGAGATATTGGTCGCCGACGACGACGCCGCGATTCGCACGGTCGTAGCGCAGGCGCTTTCGCGCGCCGGCTACGAGGTGCGCACCACGGGCACCGCCGCGACCCTCTGGCGCTGGGTGCAATCGGGGGAGGGCGACCTCGTCGTCACCGATGTCGTGATGCCCGACGAGAACGCCTTCGAGCTTCTGCCGCGCATCAAGAAGCTGCGGCCCGATCTGCCGATCATCGTGATGAGCGCGCAGAACACCTTCATGACCGCGATCCGCGCCTCCGAGCGCGGCGCCTATGATTATCTGCCGAAACCCTTCGATCTGAAGGAGCTCGTCGGCATCGTCGGCCGCGCTATGGCCGAGCCGCGCAAGAAGGGCGAGATCGACGGGCCGGACGAGATGGAGGGCATGCCGCTGGTCGGCCGCTCGCCCGCCATGCAGGAGATCTATCGCTCGCTGGCGCGACTGATGCAGACCGATCTCACCGTGATGATCAACGGCGAATCCGGCACCGGCAAGGAGCTGGTGGCCCGCGCTCTGCATGATTACGGCAAGCGCAAGAAGGGCCCGTTCGTCGCCATCAACATGGCGGCGATCCCGCGCGACCTGATCGAGAGCGAATTGTTCGGCCACGAGAAGGGGTCGTTCACGGGCGCCAATCAGCGCTCGATCGGCCGTTTCGAGCAGGCCGAGGGCGGCACTCTGTTCCTCGACGAGATCGGCGACATGCCGATGGAGGCGCAGACGCGGCTTTTGCGCGTGCTGCAGCAGGGCGAATATACGACCGTCGGCGGCCGCACGCCGATCAAGACCAATGTCCGCATCATCGCCGCCACCAACAAGGATCTGCGCGCGCTGATCCAGCAGGGCCTCTTCCGCGAGGACCTCTATTTCCGTCTCAACGTGGTGCCGTTGCGCCTGCCGCCCTTGCGCGAGCGCACCGAGGATGTTCCCGACCTCGTGCATCATTTCTTCAAGGTCGCGGCGAGCGAGGGGCTGCCGCAGAAATATATCGAGCAGGCGGCGCTCGACCGGATGAAGCGCTACCGCTGGCCCGGCAATATTCGCGAGCTCGAGAATCTGATCCGCCGGCTCGCCGCTCTGCATCCGCAGGAGGTGATCACCGAGGCGGTGGTGGAGCTCGAGCTCGAGCACGAGATGCGCCAGGCCTCGCCGGGCGATCGCGCGGCCGCGAGCGCCGGCGGCGAGCGTCCGCTGGACAAGGATGTGACGCTCTCGACCTCGGTCGAGCAGCATCTCGCCAAGCTGTTCCGCGACCATGGCGAGCGCCTGCCGCCGCCCGGGCTCTATCATCGGGTGATCCGGGAGATCGAGGTGCCGCTGATCTCGGCGGCGCTGGCGGCGACGCGCGGCAATCAGATCAAGGCCGCCGAGCTGCTCGGCCTCAACCGCAACACGCTGCGCAAGAAGGTCAACGACCTCGACATCCGGCTGATGCGCTCGCCGCGGTGA
- a CDS encoding bifunctional 2-C-methyl-D-erythritol 4-phosphate cytidylyltransferase/2-C-methyl-D-erythritol 2,4-cyclodiphosphate synthase has product MSVSSPIAILTVAGGRGSRAGDGLPKQYRALFGKSILTRTLEALHAAAPEAALQVVIHPDDDALYADAVALLAPGAKARLLPPALGGASRRESARNGLEALASLAEAPEIVLIHDAARPFVDAGLVARAIDAARAHGAAVPGLPLTDTVKQVDGAGVVVATPDRAALRCVQTPQSFAFPLILSAHRAASAGAELTDDGMVAEAAGHKVHVFAGDPANFKLTTAEDFLRAQRQVLGDLSDIRTGQGYDVHAFGPGDKVWLGGVPVPYSRGLAGHSDADVLAHAITDALLGALADGDIGKHFPPSDPQWKGAASSIFLAYAAKRVRERGGIIAHVDATIVCEAPKIGPHRDAIRESLAKIMEVDVSRVAVKATTTERLGFTGRQEGMAALALATVRLPERPPM; this is encoded by the coding sequence ATGAGCGTCTCCTCCCCCATCGCAATTCTGACCGTCGCCGGCGGCCGCGGCTCCCGGGCCGGCGACGGCCTTCCAAAACAATATCGTGCGCTTTTCGGCAAGAGCATTCTGACGCGCACGCTGGAGGCGCTGCACGCGGCCGCGCCAGAGGCGGCGCTGCAGGTGGTGATTCACCCCGACGACGACGCGCTCTATGCGGACGCCGTCGCGCTTCTGGCGCCCGGCGCAAAGGCGCGGCTGCTTCCGCCCGCGCTCGGCGGCGCGAGCCGGCGGGAGAGCGCGCGCAACGGGCTCGAGGCGCTGGCCTCGCTCGCCGAAGCGCCCGAGATCGTGCTGATCCATGACGCGGCCCGGCCCTTTGTCGACGCCGGCCTCGTCGCCCGCGCCATCGACGCCGCGCGCGCCCATGGCGCCGCCGTTCCCGGCCTGCCGCTCACCGACACGGTAAAGCAGGTCGACGGCGCAGGAGTGGTCGTTGCGACGCCGGATCGCGCCGCGCTGCGCTGCGTCCAGACGCCGCAATCCTTCGCCTTTCCGCTGATCCTCTCCGCCCATCGCGCCGCCAGCGCCGGGGCGGAGCTCACCGACGACGGCATGGTCGCCGAAGCGGCGGGGCACAAAGTGCACGTGTTCGCCGGCGATCCGGCCAATTTCAAGCTCACGACTGCGGAGGACTTCTTGCGCGCGCAGAGGCAAGTGCTCGGCGATCTCTCCGACATCCGCACCGGCCAGGGCTATGACGTCCACGCTTTCGGCCCCGGAGACAAGGTCTGGCTCGGGGGCGTTCCAGTGCCTTATTCCCGAGGCCTCGCCGGCCATTCGGACGCCGATGTGCTCGCTCACGCGATCACCGACGCTCTGCTCGGCGCGCTCGCCGATGGCGACATCGGCAAGCATTTTCCACCCTCCGACCCGCAATGGAAGGGCGCCGCCTCGTCCATCTTCCTCGCCTATGCGGCGAAGCGCGTGCGTGAGCGCGGCGGGATCATCGCCCATGTCGACGCCACCATCGTCTGCGAGGCGCCCAAGATCGGCCCACATCGCGATGCGATCCGCGAGAGCCTCGCCAAGATCATGGAGGTGGATGTCTCCCGCGTCGCGGTGAAGGCGACGACGACGGAGCGCCTCGGCTTCACCGGCCGCCAGGAGGGCATGGCGGCGCTGGCGCTGGCGACGGTGCGATTGCCGGAGCGGCCTCCGATGTGA
- the dusB gene encoding tRNA dihydrouridine synthase DusB, translating into MRIGSLHLPGRALLAPMAGVTDSAMRRIALRFGAAAAVGEMVGASALARGDLEARQRLDGAGLDAHIVQIAARDPASIAETARRAEAAGAKLIDINMGCPCKRVTGGLAGAALMRDPALAASLVRAAVGAVTVPVSVKMRLGWDDASRNAAELARLVESEGAAMVTVHGRTRAQFYEGRADWSAIAEVRRALRIPLVANGDCASPEDAAVMLERSGADAVMIGRAALGRPWLVGEVAHFLASGHRRPALSRAARLEAALEHLDGLLGLMGEAAGLRHARKHLAAYADHAPEGGERRALRQALVCTTTAEEAKRLLARLFTAEAPREAALAG; encoded by the coding sequence TTGCGCATCGGTTCGCTTCATCTTCCCGGGCGCGCTCTGCTCGCGCCGATGGCCGGCGTGACGGACTCCGCCATGCGTCGCATCGCGCTGCGCTTCGGCGCCGCGGCGGCGGTCGGCGAGATGGTCGGCGCGAGCGCGCTGGCACGCGGCGATCTCGAGGCCCGCCAGCGTCTCGACGGCGCCGGGCTCGACGCTCATATCGTCCAGATCGCGGCGCGCGATCCCGCATCGATCGCCGAGACGGCGCGGCGCGCCGAGGCGGCGGGGGCGAAGCTCATCGACATCAACATGGGGTGTCCGTGCAAAAGGGTGACCGGCGGCCTCGCCGGCGCGGCGCTGATGCGCGATCCGGCGCTCGCCGCGTCGCTGGTGCGCGCCGCGGTCGGCGCGGTGACGGTTCCGGTCAGCGTCAAGATGCGGCTCGGCTGGGACGACGCCTCGCGCAATGCGGCCGAGCTGGCGCGCCTCGTCGAGAGCGAGGGCGCAGCGATGGTCACGGTGCACGGACGCACGCGCGCGCAATTTTATGAGGGCAGGGCGGATTGGAGCGCTATCGCCGAGGTGCGGCGGGCGCTGCGCATTCCGCTCGTCGCCAATGGCGACTGTGCGAGCCCTGAAGACGCCGCAGTGATGCTGGAGAGGTCCGGCGCCGATGCGGTGATGATCGGCCGGGCGGCGCTCGGCCGGCCCTGGCTCGTCGGCGAGGTCGCGCATTTTCTGGCTTCCGGCCACCGCAGGCCGGCGCTCAGCCGCGCGGCGCGGCTCGAGGCGGCGCTCGAGCATCTCGACGGCTTGCTCGGTCTGATGGGCGAAGCCGCTGGGCTGCGTCACGCGCGCAAGCATCTCGCAGCCTATGCCGATCACGCGCCGGAGGGCGGCGAGCGGCGGGCGCTGCGGCAGGCGCTCGTCTGCACGACGACCGCCGAGGAGGCCAAGCGCCTGCTCGCGCGGCTGTTCACGGCGGAGGCGCCGCGCGAGGCGGCGCTGGCGGGCTGA